The proteins below are encoded in one region of Micromonospora sp. DSM 45708:
- a CDS encoding glycosyltransferase family 2 protein — translation MTAALALVVAVAALTGHTLVNAVAWLRRPTGGPAEVTGPVAVLLPLRDEAERVTPCLRALLAQRGVPGLRIVVLDDGSTDGTADVVRAVAGADRRVTLLTGVAPPPGWLGKPHACWQLATRVDPEPTVLAFVDADVVLTPYAVAAAVTELRAAGATLLSPYPRIVVRTAADRLVQPLLQWLWLTFLPLRAMERSRRPSLAAAGGQFLVVDRAGYLRAGGHAAVADKVLEDIELARAVKRAGGRIALADGSRLATCRMYEDWPQLRDGYTKSLWASFGHPAGAAAVLALLFLLYTVPPLLAVAALAAGTPAVAGVAFGAYLAGVAGRVVSARATGGRAWPDALAHPVSVVVLGWLTVRSYHLRKRRRLTWRGRPVT, via the coding sequence GCGCCGCCCGACCGGCGGCCCGGCCGAGGTGACCGGGCCGGTGGCGGTGCTGCTGCCGCTGCGCGACGAGGCCGAGCGGGTCACCCCGTGCCTGCGCGCGCTGCTCGCCCAGCGCGGCGTGCCCGGGTTGCGGATCGTGGTGCTCGACGACGGGTCCACCGACGGCACCGCCGACGTGGTCCGCGCGGTGGCCGGCGCCGACAGGCGGGTCACGCTGCTCACCGGCGTCGCGCCGCCGCCCGGCTGGCTGGGCAAGCCGCACGCCTGCTGGCAGCTCGCCACCCGCGTCGATCCGGAGCCGACAGTGCTGGCGTTCGTCGACGCCGACGTGGTGCTCACCCCGTACGCGGTCGCGGCGGCGGTGACCGAGCTGCGCGCGGCGGGCGCGACGCTGCTGTCGCCGTACCCCCGGATCGTGGTGCGGACGGCGGCCGACCGGCTGGTGCAGCCGCTGTTGCAGTGGTTGTGGCTGACGTTCCTGCCGCTGCGCGCGATGGAACGCTCGCGGCGGCCCTCGCTGGCCGCCGCGGGCGGGCAGTTCCTGGTCGTGGACCGGGCCGGCTACCTGCGGGCCGGCGGGCACGCGGCGGTGGCCGACAAGGTGCTGGAGGACATCGAGCTGGCCCGGGCGGTGAAGCGGGCCGGCGGCCGGATCGCGCTGGCCGACGGCTCCCGGCTGGCCACCTGCCGGATGTACGAGGACTGGCCGCAGCTACGCGACGGCTACACCAAGTCGCTCTGGGCCTCGTTCGGGCACCCGGCCGGCGCCGCCGCCGTGCTGGCCCTGCTGTTCCTGCTCTACACCGTGCCGCCGCTGCTGGCCGTGGCCGCGCTGGCGGCCGGCACGCCGGCGGTGGCCGGCGTGGCGTTCGGCGCCTACCTGGCCGGCGTCGCGGGACGCGTGGTCAGCGCCCGGGCCACCGGCGGTCGGGCCTGGCCCGACGCGCTGGCCCACCCCGTGTCGGTCGTGGTCCTGGGTTGGTTGACCGTCCGGTCGTACCATCTGCGGAAGCGACGCCGGCTCACCTGGCGGGGTCGCCCGGTCACCTAG